The window aaaatcaaaagaaaatggcTTGTTTGAGATTTTTAGGTTTCTTTTGTTTAGGAATGAAATAAAAAACTGTATTATATTTtgcatcttttgcccaatatgaGTTCCTATTAGTCATTCCCttagcctctttttttttttttttggcaatatgactttCCACCTCTTGTCAAAACTTTGAATTGATTTCTTTGGTTCTCCCACTACACTTTTCAATGTTTCCATTTCGAGCCTACTGTTGGAAATGGTGTCCTAACAAAGCTATAATTTTGCAGGAGATACATTTTTGAAGGCATcaattaaatgatttttttttttttggatgtaatTAGTGACATATAATGCCTATCAAGTATTAGATACTCAGATTCAACAAAACGATATATGAGAATTAGTCGATTGATTGGTCAATTGCAGGAGAACCAAGTCTCTAGTTCCTTTTCCTTATACTGTCACAGATAAGTATGAGTTTTGAGAGATTTTACCTATATCAATAATGGATAATGACCATAGGATGGTGATAACCCTTTCTCAAATATCAAACTAGAGATTCCACATCAATTTACATCTGCATTACATCACATTAATTAATTGGTTAGCATGAGAACGTGTCTATAGAAAAACAATGTTGGAAGAATTTATTGCAATACTCATTATTTAATAGTGTTTTCATTCCAGAGGTTCATGCAAAACGGACCATGATTGGAGTCTATATTGCATTATCTTATTGGCTGTTTATAACTTGCACAAAACATGCGAAATTCCCATCAAGAAATGCATTATTTGAAAGGGTGAATAACGAGTATAGGAAAATTGGGTTgatcagaaaaaataaaatacaccATTTGTAGTCGTTCtgacaaaatatttttataataaataaatgcatagcattgtttatttctttgtaaaatatttttgaaaaaaatagtttCTCCATGTCTGATCGAACTCTATCCATGATGGGTGATGGATAGCTAGTAATTTTCCTGAGAACGAACATATTGGGTGACAAAATAGTTTTTATACTGCCATATTGGAGATGAAGAAGTCCATTTGGCTAATTGGATGGTGAAAAATGAGCCTtgggctatatatatatatatgacacGAAACAAATATATTATGTCCGTacggctaagagttcaaattcatttaaatctaatcacaaataccacaatTAGCtcatggtcagccccaatgaatCCAATACTATTTGGAATTTTTTGTGTGTCTCTATCTTTTCTTGATCAATGGTTTCTGTCTCTGAATTACAATTACAAATCTCTCAGATTATCAAACAACAATAAATTCCATCTGCATGGAATGAACTCCCATGCAAGCAGCCCATCTTCCTCCTCGAATCCTGAATCTCAGATACGTGGTTTTTAGAAGCAAGGACTAGAACAAATCATACTGATTGTTTTTGGAAGCACTGGCATGAGAATTGGATTGATCATTTGGATACCTTACCATGGGATGCGGAGTCTTTGCTTTGATTTATATGCTAACCCCTTGCATCCGATAACACCACCTCATCAGATAGCAATTTCCTCCCATCATCCTCGCCAGTCTCAAAATTTTCCTCTCCATAAACCATATCAATCGCGATCGGTTTGTTTTTATACAAATATGGTTCAGAAAGTCGGATCTCAGAATAATCTCCTGCTCTCGGAGGATTTTCCAACTCTATATGCTGCAATTCTGATGCTATCAGAGATTCCATTCGTGCCCTCTCCCTGTCTCTAGGATAGGTGCAGTATAGAAAGGAGTAGATGGAGCAACAAAGCGACATTGGAATCGCCATTGCAATGTAAAGTGCTTTGGCAAGGGAAGTAGCATTCTCTCTGTCTGTCTCGACAGCAGTACCCTCACCTGATCCATCGGAAACTGGTTTGTAGCCATAAACGTGCTCAGCTAACAAGCCAACAACTGGAGGAGCAAATGAAGCAAGTACGGACTCAAAAGATCTATCCAAAGCATAGATACTGGTTCTTGATCTCTCAGGGACAATCTCTGCAAATATAGGACTGTTTGCACCATAAACAAAACAATAAGATAAAGAGCAGCTAGTACCGAAACAATGCTAATATTACCCTGATAATTAGAAAATTATAACATTCTAGGAGTCATGGAAATAGACTGACAACGATGTTGCAAATATTTAGCAACAGAGCCATGCCCAGCTTACATATTAGTAATGCTTGGGAATTTATGCGGTCTCATCCCTTCTTTATTCTTTTAAAGAACAAAAGATTGGCAATGAAGCTAATAGTAACTATGTACTGTCGATGAAGGTTTATCCCGTTCAAGAAGACCTTACAGATAATTTTTGAAAAGCATGATCTATGAGCGGGTTCATCTGGTGATAGAAATAGTTATGGTTTGGCCATACTTGCTGAAAGTTGTATGGGGAAAAAGGAACTGACTGTTAAAAAAGGATATCATTGTTAGTGAAGAGTTCGAATTTTGTATATCAGTGAGAGACCACAAAATGTGCGCTATTTCTGATCTCTATCAGTGGTTTGGCACCTTGAAACATTCTATATGATTCATGTCTAAATCAAATGGTATTTACTGTTTCAGCCCGATCATCATGTCCACTATATCCTTGGCACAATTCTGTTCTGATCTACTAATTTTGTTATAAATTTAGGAAGGAAAGCATGCAGTAAGACAtggaagattagaaataaaataagtAACATACTTGTTTGTAGCAGGAGCATTCCAAGAGACGCTCAATCCCATGATGAACAAGACAATGGCATGGGCAAGTCCCGTGGAAGGGTCATCAGGTAAGACCAACAACAGCACAGCTGCAAGTGGAATGAAAGAGGCAGAGCTTATCTGCGATAGAACTATCCTACCGGAGTCTGGAAAGTGTCTGGCGAGAAAATCCCCCATCTTTCCTCCAAACAGTCCTCCAAGGGACGTTGCGACCGAGAACAATGTCATGAGTAATCCAGTTCCTTTATGCGAGAATCCAATGAGCTCCAGCCACAAGGGTGCGAACGACAGCGCTGACCATGGGAATGATCCAGTGACACCCTGAGCCACTATAATCTGAAATGATGGGATTCTCATAACAGCTTTGGCTTCTTTGATGAGGTCCTTCACTTCTGCCCACACAGACTTGCGCGAAATAAGGTCATCGCTGGAGATAACATTGGAGGAGAAATGCGGGTCTACGGCAAATAGCCGGACCAAGATTCCTACAACTACACTAATTGCAGCGACTAGATGGAAAGCAATTCTCCAACCAGCAATTCCCATGATCGACGTCGATGCTAGCAGGAGAGCGAAGAAGTTGCCCATGATGGAACCAATATTACCAGTGAGTTGTAGCCATCCGAAAGCAATACCACGAGTGCTGTTATCAGTAGAGTCAGCTACAAGGGACTGGATGGCTGGTACCACCAGGGCTAGTCCAATACCATTCAAGGCTCTTGAGATTGCTACCTGCACAACAAAGATCCTATCAACTATAAGAATTATGTATCAGATCTTAGTACAATTTCCAATTTTATTGGATGTCTCCAGAGAGACCGGATATTACTACAGATTCAAAACCAGAGAAATCATAAACAGTTAAAGCATTAGATTGCTTCATTAAATGAGCATGGTCAAGAAGAAGTACATTAGAGGTAAATTTACTTAGGTCACTCCTAGATTAAGAAACAGGACCATAACAAATCATTCATGGGACACAACAGGCGTTAAAAATGAAATGCCAGATAAAGAGATTAGTTCAGTAGCTGCCTTACAATCAAAAGCAAGTGAAGCTCCATTTAATGGTACGATGTTAAGTCATTTATTTGCTGAAATCTAGACAAACATGTAGAAAACCAATTCAACCATTTTTTGAAGGTGACCCGAAGAGCATGCTTCTCCAAACTCCTACCCCATAAgtaacaaaaagaagaaagatcttCTAAACACAAGTaatgtagatgttttatttctcaaatagcaGTGGTCAAAGTCACAGGAAAAGGAGTTTGTGTCTTTAAACAACAAACGGAAGCTGAGTCTTAGACAGAAATTTCAGCAGTCCAGAAGTCAAACTCCACTCATTAATAACTGTGCGTCTTCTCCAAAATCTCCGGCAGCAACTGAAACATTGTAAACTCATCAAAAGCTTCAAACCAAAAATCCCAATAACTCACCACTCGATCTCAGACCTTGCTAAAACACCGGAAAAAAGACACACACAATAAAACCCGAAAAGTCGATCAAGTTTCAATTTTTAAGCTGAGAATAAGCTCCAATTTCTCAGATCTACAGACACAAACCTAATCCAGTTAGATTCAGCTcaaaatccaaaaaaagaaGCGAAAATAGACCGAAACCCAATAAAACAACACGCGAAGAGTAATAAAAAGGCCGACTTTATGGAATCGCGGACCTGGAGAAAAGTGTTGGAGAGGGCGACGAGGAAGGTGGCAGCGGCCCAGAGGAAGGCGCCGAGAGCTATGACGTGGGTCCGGTTGTAGCGGACGGCCATGTAGGTGGCGAGGGGGTAGCAAGCGGCCTGGACGATGGACCGGAGGAGGGTGAGGGAACCCAGCCCCGTCGGGGAGGCGTGAAGCGCCGCCCCGACCTCCTTGTAGACTGCCGGCAGGAGCGCCTCG is drawn from Phoenix dactylifera cultivar Barhee BC4 unplaced genomic scaffold, palm_55x_up_171113_PBpolish2nd_filt_p 000843F, whole genome shotgun sequence and contains these coding sequences:
- the LOC120107368 gene encoding tetracycline resistance protein, class B-like isoform X2, with protein sequence MGEERRTLVLVNLAGIMERADEALLPAVYKEVGAALHASPTGLGSLTLLRSIVQAACYPLATYMAVRYNRTHVIALGAFLWAAATFLVALSNTFLQVAISRALNGIGLALVVPAIQSLVADSTDNSTRGIAFGWLQLTGNIGSIMGNFFALLLASTSIMGIAGWRIAFHLVAAISVVVGILVRLFAVDPHFSSNVISSDDLISRKSVWAEVKDLIKEAKAVMRIPSFQIIVAQGVTGSFPWSALSFAPLWLELIGFSHKGTGLLMTLFSVATSLGGLFGGKMGDFLARHFPDSGRIVLSQISSASFIPLAAVLLLVLPDDPSTGLAHAIVLFIMGLSVSWNAPATNKDCP
- the LOC120107368 gene encoding uncharacterized protein LOC120107368 isoform X1, coding for MGEERRTLVLVNLAGIMERADEALLPAVYKEVGAALHASPTGLGSLTLLRSIVQAACYPLATYMAVRYNRTHVIALGAFLWAAATFLVALSNTFLQVAISRALNGIGLALVVPAIQSLVADSTDNSTRGIAFGWLQLTGNIGSIMGNFFALLLASTSIMGIAGWRIAFHLVAAISVVVGILVRLFAVDPHFSSNVISSDDLISRKSVWAEVKDLIKEAKAVMRIPSFQIIVAQGVTGSFPWSALSFAPLWLELIGFSHKGTGLLMTLFSVATSLGGLFGGKMGDFLARHFPDSGRIVLSQISSASFIPLAAVLLLVLPDDPSTGLAHAIVLFIMGLSVSWNAPATNNPIFAEIVPERSRTSIYALDRSFESVLASFAPPVVGLLAEHVYGYKPVSDGSGEGTAVETDRENATSLAKALYIAMAIPMSLCCSIYSFLYCTYPRDRERARMESLIASELQHIELENPPRAGDYSEIRLSEPYLYKNKPIAIDMVYGEENFETGEDDGRKLLSDEVVLSDARG